The DNA sequence TATGACGACAAGGAGCGCATTTTCGGGAGGCGCGGCAAGCTCGCCAAGGTGATATACATGCTGAACCTGGGCACGATACCCGACGAAGTTGCGGTCAACGTCCTTGACACCAGCAGGAAGTGGATAGGCAGCATCGAGGAGGAATTCCTGACGAGGCTGAAGGTCGGGGACATATTTTCATTGGGGGGAAGGCTGTACAGGTTCGAATATGCGAAGGGCATGAAGGCGTTCGTAACCCCAGCGCATGCAACTGCACCAACGATACCGCCTTGGTTCTCCGAGCAGCTGCCGCTGAGCTACGAGCTCGCGAACGAGATTGGCGAATTCAGGGCGAGGCTTTCGGCGATGTTGAGGGACCATATAGCAAAGAACAGGATACGCGGCATCGGAAAATCCATGAAGATGCCGAAGGAGATAGACGATTACCTTTCTGCCCTGCCGGTTGATTCGAACTCGAAGAAGGCGATGTTCGGGTATTTCATGGAGCAGATGCTCTTTGCAGGAGAGGTTCCAACCAACAAGCTGCTCCTCATAGAGATAACCAGGGACATTTCCGGAGAGGGCAATTACATTGTCTTCCATTCGCTTTTCGGAAGGAGGGTGAACGACGCGATATCAAGGGCGTTCGCATTGCAGATGTCCGAGAACCTTGACATAGACGTCGACATAATGGTGAACGACAACGGATTCGTGTTCAAGACCGAGGAGCCGGTGAGCCTCACGGGCAGGGAGATGAAGGACATGATAGACGACATTTGCACCAGCGGGATATCGCTATTGCTGAAGAGGAACATAAGGAGGACCGAGCTGATGCGGAGGAAGTTCAGGCACGTAGCCGCGAGGAGCTTCATGATACTCAGGAACTACAAGGGCTACAAGATACCTGTGGGAAGGCAGCAGGTCAATTCGCAGCTGGTGTTCAAGGCGGCTGAGGAGATAGACCCCAACTTCCCGGTGATAAAGGAAACCTACAGGGAGATAATGAACGAGACGATGGATCTTCCCAGGGCTAGCGAGCTGATTTCGAACCTGAGGGACAGGAAGGTGATGTACAAGATAATAAAGACGCCGATGCCGTCGCCCTTCTCTCATTCCATGATGACTTTCGGGCATGCGGATGCGATACTGATGAAGGAGAGGCACAAGTACCTGCAGAAGCTGCACAAGAACGTGATGAAAAGGATAGGCAAGGGTTGAATCAGGAGACTTCAATCCTTGTCTCCTTCTCCTCGGCAATCCATCCGATTTCCCTGTGCGTGCTGTCGCAAAACGGCTTGTTTTTCGAGTGTCCGCACCTGCACAGCTTGGCTTTGATTTCGCCGTTTACTATTATGTGGTTCGACCCGTCCTTCTTGGAGAAAATTATTATCTCTGCCATAAAATCACTTTATCCAAATTAATCCGGATTATATAAGAATTGGATGCCTGGTGCCTTTTACCGCGGTCGCACATTTGCGCTCCGCTTAAGTTGGCAGCTCTATTTCCTTGCCGTATATGCCGTCTATCTTGAATACCCTTACGGTGTTGCCCTTTTTCAGCGTTATCCTATAGATTGGAAGGTGAACAACCCGGAACTCCGTCAAAAACGAATTCGGGAAGAATTTTTCAAGGCATGCAGATGCATTTTTCTCTCTGAGCGTGCCTTTCATTATGCTATCCTTCTGCACGTCTACGCTTTCAATATCTGGACTAGTCCCAGCGAGGCGCTTCCTGTGCTTGTTTGGGCTTTCACCGGCTCCGATGAAACTTACCCTTTTGTCCATGTCCACCATATTGCATTTGCCGTACATCATCATGTGGTATTCGAGGAACTCGTTCCTTTTTCCAGTAGGTATCCTGAACGTGAGCTCGCCTGCGGGAATATACTGCAACTCTATCGATTCTACCCTCTCGGTGGCGCTGCCGAACACCGCGAACCTTTTTTTTGCAATCCTCTGCGCGTATGCCCTTGCGTCTCCTTCCGGAAATGAGGCCGGAATCGCATCTATGGTGACAATGCCAGTGCTTTTACCGCTTTGCGGCCTGGATTTTGCACCCGTCTTGAGTTCCCTTATCAACGAGGACAATTTGTTTGACTGGGGCTTGTAGCTCCCAACTTCGGGGGTCATCCCGATGTGCCTTGCAACCCTTCCCTTGACCTTGAAGCCCTTTGACGCGCCTATGCCGAAAGTCACGAATTCACCCACCCCCAGTCTTGTTATCGCAACAAGCCTGCTCCTGTCCTCGAAGAGTATCTTTATGGCGTTAAGGTCGTTTTCTATCGTGAGCTTGCCTATGAAGCCGTAGGAGCATTGCGAGAGCACGTTCTTGCTTATGTTGGCTGGACGCTGCGTTGCTATGAGAAGCCCTATGCCCCTTTTCCTGCCCCTTACGCTTATTTCCTCTATAACGTTTATCCTCTTGCCTATTACCTGCGGTGCGAACTTGTCCCCCTCCTCAACCATTACGAGATACGGCTTTCTTAGCCTGTTTTCCAGCAAGTACAATGACTCGAGGGCCTTGAACACCAGCTCCCTGCTGTCGACAACTTCCGATACGTCGATTACCACAGGTATGTCGTTTTCTATGCTGGCGCTGAACAGCCTCGGGAAATCGACATCTGAATTTACGTCCCCGTCGGCCCCTACGACAATCACATTTGTCAGGCTTTTCAGGGACCTGTACTCGCCTTCCGTGTCTATCACGCAGAAGGGCATGTTCAGCCTGCAGAGCTCCTCAGCAATTACCCCAACAAGGAAAGACTTACCGGATCCGCTCTGCCCTATCACGCAGCCCCTTCCGGTCATTATCGTCTGGACGCTGACGTCAACGTTATCCGCAAGATTTGCTTCCGTAGAACCACAGTAATAATTGTCGAATCAGACTAAAAAGACTTGTTTTAGAGCCGCATTCCTTTGACCTACGACTTTCTCATGAATTTCGCCACGTCAGCAACTATATCAGTGTTCTCGTTTTTAGTGCCTATGCCAAAATGG is a window from the Candidatus Micrarchaeota archaeon genome containing:
- a CDS encoding CDGSH iron-sulfur domain-containing protein, whose product is MAEIIIFSKKDGSNHIIVNGEIKAKLCRCGHSKNKPFCDSTHREIGWIAEEKETRIEVS
- a CDS encoding DUF87 domain-containing protein, with product MTGRGCVIGQSGSGKSFLVGVIAEELCRLNMPFCVIDTEGEYRSLKSLTNVIVVGADGDVNSDVDFPRLFSASIENDIPVVIDVSEVVDSRELVFKALESLYLLENRLRKPYLVMVEEGDKFAPQVIGKRINVIEEISVRGRKRGIGLLIATQRPANISKNVLSQCSYGFIGKLTIENDLNAIKILFEDRSRLVAITRLGVGEFVTFGIGASKGFKVKGRVARHIGMTPEVGSYKPQSNKLSSLIRELKTGAKSRPQSGKSTGIVTIDAIPASFPEGDARAYAQRIAKKRFAVFGSATERVESIELQYIPAGELTFRIPTGKRNEFLEYHMMMYGKCNMVDMDKRVSFIGAGESPNKHRKRLAGTSPDIESVDVQKDSIMKGTLREKNASACLEKFFPNSFLTEFRVVHLPIYRITLKKGNTVRVFKIDGIYGKEIELPT